In Desulfuromonas acetexigens, the genomic stretch GGCTGGAAGAAAAGATCACCACAGCTGTAGCCGGTGAGCGCCAGTTCCGGGCAGAGCAGCAGGGAACAGTCGGCCGCCTCAGCCTGATCGACAACCCGGCGTAACTGGGCCAGATTGAAGGCGACATCGGCCACCCGCAATTCCGGGACGGCGACCCCGAGACGGCAATAGCCCCATTCGGACAAGGATTTCATCATCGCTGCACCTCTTTCGTCACCGCTGCCCAGGCAAACGCCGGGGGTCGGCGTTTTGTCAGCGCAGCTTAACAAAGAATCGCCACTCACCGCAAGGGACGCGACGTCGGTCAGTCCAGCCCGAAGGCATTGACGATATGCTCAATGACCGGCTCGCCAGGACCGGCCAGGATCGCCACCACATCGAAACGGACGGTCGTGCGCGGCGCGGCCCCGGACAAATGCCACTGAGCGGCACGCAGGATTTGCCGCTGCTTGGTCGGCCCCACCGCCTCCTGGGGACTGCCGAAAGCCAGGCTCCGGCGGGTTTTGACCTCAACGAAGACCAGGGTCTTCCCTTCCCGGGCGAGAATATCGATCTCCCCCACCGGGGTGCGCAGGTTCCGATGCAACACCCGCAATCCGCGCCGCTCCAGATAACGGGCGGCCACTTCTTCCCCCCAGCGGCCCAGGCTTTGTCGCGCCTCGGTCATGGCCGCTCCAGATGTTCACGGACCCCGGCGAAACTTTTGCGATGCAGCGGGGTCGGCCCGAGGTCAGCGATGGCAGCTAAGTGGGCGGCACTGCCGTAACCCTTGTGCCGAGCCAGGCCGTAACCGGGATAGCGCTCGTCATAGGCGATGAGGATGCGGTCGCGCACCACCTTGGCGATGATCGACGCGGCGGCGATGGCGGCGCAGCGGCTGTCCCCCTGCTTGAGGGTCTGTTGCGGCACGGGCAGGGGAACAGGGGTGATGCCGTCCACCAGCAGGTAGTCGGCCGGGACTTTGAGCCGCCGTACCGCCAAAGACATGGCCTGCAGAGTGGCTTGGAGAATGTTGATCCGGTCGATTTCCTCGGCCGAGACGATGCCGACGCCGATGGCGCGGGCTTGGGTACGGATCAGAGGAAAAAGATGCTCGCGACGGGCAGCCGAAAGTTTTTTGGAATCGTTCAACCCCGTCAACTCGTAGGCCTTGGGAAGGATCACCGCCGCCGCCACCACCGGGCCGGCCAACGGCCCGCGACCGGCCTCGTCGATCCCGGCGATAGCGCCGTAACCGAGGGCACGGGCCCGTTCCTCAAAGAACCCCGAAGAAAGTTCGGCGCTAGGGAAAAGCTCCAGGCTCATCAGGCCCCCAAGAAAAATTCCGGCTGGATTTCACGGCGCCCTTGGTATACAATTGCGCTGGTGTTTAACATATCTTTAATGAGAGGAGAGAGTTCATGGGTATTTTCTTCGCACTGGTGGCCGTCGTTGCCTATCTGGGATTTTTCGTTGACTGGAAGGAATTCATGGGTGTTTTCCGGCTGGGAGGTTGGGCAACGGTCGGTGTCTATATCGTCCTCGCCATCCTGATCGTAGGCATCCTGTCCACCCCGGAAACCGCCGCCGTCGCCCCGGCTGTTCATCACTAAGCCATAGCGCCGCGACAATTCCCTCGCTCACAACGAAAAAGCCCCGGTTTATCGCCGGGGCTTTTTCGTTGTCTGGCGAAACGCTTAGGCGAGACGCTTTTCCTTGATGCGAGCGGCCTTGCCGTGCAGGTTGCGCAGGTAGTAGAGCTTGGCCCGGCGCACCCGGCCGACCATAATGTTTTCAATCTTTTCCACCGCCGGGGAGTGCAGGGAGAAAATCCGCTCCACGCCGACACCGTTGGAAATCTTGCGTACGGTGAAGGTCGAACCGGCGCCGCGGTTGACTCGTTTGATACAGACACCCTGGTAAACCTGGATGCGCTGTTTATCCCCTTCAACGATCTTGACGTGAACCCGCAGGGTATCCCCGGCCTTGAACTGGGGAATATTCTTGCGGATCTGTTCCATCTCCAGACGATCAATGATATTCATGAATTCCTCCTCTATAGAGATCCTTTTCCAGGATTCGTTAGTCGTTTTTCGTGTGAGCGGACAGGGTTGATATACGTTATTTTTTAGTCTCGTTCTCAGGATAGGTGCAACCGGTCAAGAATGATCGCCGCCGCCGCCCGCACCGAGAGATGATTGTAATCGGCGACGCCGCGCACCGGCTCCAGCACCGTCCAGCCCCGCTCGAAGATCTCGGGGGCAAGCCCCCAACCGGTACCAAAAATCAGTAGCAGCGGATGTTCGGCGCGCAATTGTCGGCAAGCTGCAAAGCTGATCCCGTCAGGGCGCGCGGCACCGGTCAGGATCGGACGCACCGGCCGACCGAGTTCTTCTTCCCAGGCAGTGACGGCCGCCTCCAGACTGGAAACAGTTTCAATCAGCCGCAGCGCTTCGGCCCGGTCGGCATGATAGGCGGCGCCGTGTCCTTGACACCAGTGGCGCGCTATCCGCTCGACCAAGGCCACCTGCTCCCGCGCCGGGGTCACCA encodes the following:
- a CDS encoding YraN family protein, with the translated sequence MTEARQSLGRWGEEVAARYLERRGLRVLHRNLRTPVGEIDILAREGKTLVFVEVKTRRSLAFGSPQEAVGPTKQRQILRAAQWHLSGAAPRTTVRFDVVAILAGPGEPVIEHIVNAFGLD
- a CDS encoding ribonuclease HII; translation: MSLELFPSAELSSGFFEERARALGYGAIAGIDEAGRGPLAGPVVAAAVILPKAYELTGLNDSKKLSAARREHLFPLIRTQARAIGVGIVSAEEIDRINILQATLQAMSLAVRRLKVPADYLLVDGITPVPLPVPQQTLKQGDSRCAAIAAASIIAKVVRDRILIAYDERYPGYGLARHKGYGSAAHLAAIADLGPTPLHRKSFAGVREHLERP
- the rplS gene encoding 50S ribosomal protein L19 — encoded protein: MNIIDRLEMEQIRKNIPQFKAGDTLRVHVKIVEGDKQRIQVYQGVCIKRVNRGAGSTFTVRKISNGVGVERIFSLHSPAVEKIENIMVGRVRRAKLYYLRNLHGKAARIKEKRLA
- a CDS encoding RNA methyltransferase gives rise to the protein MSGQPLAVALVHAPVLDRRGDRVVSAVTNLDLHDIARSARTYGARRFYVVTPAREQVALVERIARHWCQGHGAAYHADRAEALRLIETVSSLEAAVTAWEEELGRPVRPILTGAARPDGISFAACRQLRAEHPLLLIFGTGWGLAPEIFERGWTVLEPVRGVADYNHLSVRAAAAIILDRLHLS